The genome window ATGGTATTATTATGGGCCGAATCTCCCAACCAAGGAGCCTCTGTGGCCTCACCACGTAAAACTGTCAGAACGAACCGCAGAAAACGGAATTCTTACCGCGTGCCACTTATTGGCATGGCTCTGGTCGTCATAGCGGTCATCGCCGCTGTTGTCTTCCTTGACCGTACGCACCGCAGACAGCCGGCCGTGCAGCAGGCTCCGCCTCCTGCGGTGGAGCGCCACAAGCTTCCCCCCCGCGGACCGGACCGGCCCGTTGTCCACGAGGATTACACAGGGGTCATTCACCACCCGGCCGAACCACAGCGCACACAACGCCCAACGGGACCGGGAACCTTGCCGTCGTCATCGACGACATGGGAAAGGGGCTCCCTGAAGCGCGCGCCCTGATGGATATCGGCATCCCGCTCACCTTTGCCATCATACCTGGCCTGCCGAAGGTCAGGCGGGTTGCAGAGGAGGCCCGGCAGCGGGGAATCGAGGTAATGGTGCACCTGCCTATGGAGCCCAAGGGATATCCCGAAAGGCGCCTTGAGGCGAACGGACTCCTCCTCTCCCTGGGCGACGATGAGATTGTCGGCCGGGTGAACGGTTACCTGAACGAGATCCCCCAGGCAGTCGGGGCGAATAATCACATGGGCTCGGAGTTCACGGAGAATCGTCAGAAAATGGCCGTGGTGATGGGGGTGCTGAAGGAGAGGGGGCTGTTCTTTGTGGACAGCAAGACGTCTCCGGTTTCGGTGGGGGATGCCGTGGCACGGGAAATGGGGGTGCGCACGGCGGTGCGGAACGTATTTCTCGACAATATCCAGGAGCCGGGTTACATCGCGAAACAACTTCGCCAGGCCGCTTCGATCGCCCGGAAGCGGGGCAGCGCCATAGCGATCTGCCATCCGCACCCGGCCACTATCCAGACCCTTGCCGCCGAGTTGCCGCGCCTGCGGGACGAGGGGATCACCTTTGTGTCGGTGTCGAGGCTGGTCAGGTAGCTGATACGCTATGACGAGGCGATCTGGGCCGCGATGTGCTGCTTGAGCCTGGTAAGGCCCCGGTAGCTCTCGTCCCGCAGAATCCCCTGGGGATTGTCCCGCATTACCGGGTGGACGAGGATGAAACGATCGGAGCTTCCTGCACCGGCTGTTCCCAACGCTTCGGTCATGAGGGTGTAAAGCCTGCTGCGTTCCCGCCGCAGCAACCCTCCTTCGTATTCCCTGAGGGGGTAATTCTTCTTGATCAGGAGCGTGCCGTCGAGACTGAACCGATGGAACTCCACGGCGCCACCGTTCGACGCCGGCCGGAAGACAAAGGCCGACTCCCGGGACGAATCGCGCATGAGATGAACCGTCGGGGCGTCATCCACCATGCTTACGTCCATGTTGTAGATGTTGGTCATGAGCATGGTGAGGAAGCACTCTTCCTCAAAGAATCCGGCCGCGCTGCCGTCGGACACCTCGAAGTAGAACGAGTGCCGGCCTTTTCCATCGTCGCTGGCCGGTTTGCCGCAAAGCAGGCACTGGCTCTTGATCCCTGAAAGCCGCGCGAAAAACTCTTCCTTCTTGCGACTTTCCTCGGTCTGGAGCCACTTGTGGAAGAGGAGAGAACGGGGCTCCGTGGTGGCGTGGTACTCGTTGATGAGAATCTGGGCCAACTGGGCGAACTGGCCGTGGACTTCGGTCCACTTGGCATGGGTCAGAATCGGATAGATTTTGCCGTCCGGGTTGGTAGTGAGGCTTTCCACCTTGGGACTCTTGGATATGTACACGTCGAGGCAACGGTACCCGCGGTTGATGGCGTAGGCCTTGAGCAGCGTTTTCTGGTCGTTGAAGGGACCGTCGAACTTGATCCGTTCGTCCACGAGGCAGGGGATGAGGCTGAGACTCTTGCGGTCGAGCCCCCGCTGTTCGAACAGCGCGAAGATGTTGCGGCAATTCTCCAGGCTCGGCATGTCCTTGACCGGGATGATGGCCCGATCCGCCGCGAACAGGGCATTCTGGGTGAACATGTCCAGGTCGGGCCTCGTGTCGATGATGAGAACACCGGGGATGCGCGAGGCGGCCAGGAGCCGCGCCAGGACCATGGGCCCCCGGATGGAGCCTTTCAGGTCGTTGAGACTGGATGACGAAGGGATGTAGCCGACTCCGTACTGACCGGTGTGGATCAGGTCGCGGGGCGGAGATTCCATGAGCAGGTCGGCCACGCTGCCGGTCAGCCTCTGCCCCTTGATCTCGAACATCCGGTCTACGGTGAAGTGGTTGTCGAAGGAAAAGATGGTAACCGGCAGATTCTCGTCGAGGGCCTTCAGATAGATTGCCAGGTTTGTGGCAAGAGTGGTCTTGCCGACCCCTCCCTTTTCCGAGGAGACAGTGATAACATAAGGGTAATTCTGCATGGGGCACATACTACACTGTCCGCCTGACAACGGTCAACCCGGTTTGACAGGCCATTGCCCCTGAATTGTATCTCTTTGATACTAAATGATTTTACTCGGGACGACCGTGGATATTTTTTCTGAAAAACGAATTTTGACCGTGTCCCAGCTCACCTCGCTCATCCGCGGGGTGCTCGAGGAAAACTTCGAGCACGTGTGGGTGGAAGGGGAGGTTTCCAATCTCGCCACGCCGGCTTCCGGCCACCTCTACTTCACTCTGAAGGACGGGGCGGCCCAGATCCGCTGCGTCATGTTCAGGGCATCATCCAGGGCACTGAAATTTCGCCCCCGGGACGGGATGGGCCTTATCGTCCGCGGGAGAGTCACGGTGTACGATCAGCGGGGAGAGTACCAACTGCTGGTGGAATACCTAGAACCTCGCGGCATCGGGGCCTTGCAACTGGCTTTCATCCAGTTGAAGGAACAGTTGGCCCGGGAGGGGCTGTTCGCTGACGAGCACAAGAAGCCCATTCCATCGCTGCCCCAGAAAATCGGAGTGGTCACCTCGGCCACGGGGGCGGCCATCCATGACATCCTCACCGTGCTGAACCGCCGTTTCGCCAACGTAGAGATCCTCATCCGCCCGGTCAAGGTCCAGGGGGAGGGGGCTGCGGAAGAAATCGCCGGGGCCATCGACGACTTCAACCGCTACGGCGCCATCGACGTGATGATCGTCGGGCGGGGGGGCGGATCGCTCGAAGATCTGTGGGCATTCAACGAGGAAACGGTGGCGCGGGCCATCCATCGCTCGCGTATCCCGGTGATCTCCGCCGTTGGGCACGAAGTGGACTTCACCATCGCCGACTTTGTCGCCGATCTGCGTGCCCCCACGCCGTCGGCGGCGGCCGAACTGGTGGTGAAGAGCAAAGAGGAGCTTGCCGCCCGTCTCGAATTCCTCAGGCACCGGCTTGTCCAGGGGGTGCGGCAGGTGCTGGCCGAGGGAAGAGCCGGGATCGACGGTCTCAGCCGCTCCCTGCGTGACCCGTCCATGCTGGTGGGACACCTGTCGCAGCGAATCGACGACCTGTCGGCCCGGCTTGAGCGCGGGGCAGCGAACAGTGTCCGCCGTCACCGCGGCAGTCTCGATCTGCTGACCACCAATCTGCGCCTCACCAACCCAGCCGTCAGGATCGAGCGGGCCCGTGAAAGGGCCATGGTCCTTGCCGGGCAAAACGAGGCGCTGCTCCGCCGCTTTCTGGACCATCTCAGGGAGGAGTCGCTCGTGGCGGCTGCGCGGCTCGATACGCTTTCGCCCCTGGCCACCATGGCCCGGGGATACAGTATCGTGCTGAAGCTTCCCGAGCGGCGCCTTGTTACCGACAGTGCCCGCCTGGCGCCGGGAGACCGGGTGGAATTGCGCCTTCGCCGCGGCCGGGTCGGCTGTTGCGTGGAATCCAGCAACGACACGTGACAAACCTTGACTCACCCTGTCCGGGCGCTATAATGACCCCTCCATTTTCATATTCGGGATAAAACAATGGCTGTTGAAAAATTCGAAACCGCGCTGAAAAAGCTGGAAGACGTGGTCAGGAAGCTGGAGGGAGGAGACCTTTCCCTCGACGATTCGCTCAAGGCCTTCGAAGAAGGGGTCAAAATGGCCTCTTTCTGCACGAAGAAACTGGACGAGGCCGAGAAAAAGGTGGAACTTCTCCTGAAAAAGAAAAACGGCACGTTCGTGCGCGAGGATTTCCGGCTGGACGACGAATAGGCCGGTTCCGCGCGCATGAACCCTCACGTGAAAGGATGGTCCGATGGATCTGAAAACGTATCTCAAAGAACGCTGTGCCCTGGTGGACGAGGCATTGGGACGCCATCTGCCGGCCGAAGACGATCTTCCATCCTCGGTGCACCGCGCCATGCGCTATTCGGTTTTTGCTGGTGGGAAGCGGGTCCGCCCGATCCTGATGCTGGCAGCCTGCGACGCCGTTGGAGGCGATACGGCGCTGGCCCTGCCGGCGGCCTGCGCCATGGAGATGATCCATACCTACTCTCTCATCCATGACGACCTGCCGGCAATGGATGACGATGATTTCCGCCGCGGGCGGCCAACGAATCACAAGGTGTTTGGCGAGGCCATTGCCATCCTTGCCGGAGACGCCCTGCTCACCGAGGCGTTTATTCTCATGAGCTCTCCCTCCTATGCTGCCGCGGTTGGAAACGATCGGCTCCTGCCAGTCATTCACGAGATTGCCCTCTGTGCCGGTTCCCGGGGAATGGTCGGCGGACAGGTGATCGACATGGAGAGCGAGGGGAACAAGGAGATCGATCTGGCAACGGTCCAGTACATTCACACCCGCAAGACCGGTGCCCTGATCAAGGCATCCATAAAGGCGGGAGCAGTGCTGGGCGGGGGCGATGCCGACGCTGTCAAGGCGATGACGCGCTATGGCGAAGCCATTGGCCTGGCGTTCCAGATTGCCGACGACATCCTCGATATCGAGGGAACCACCGAGCAGATCGGCAAGGACGCGGGCAGCGACGAAGCTCGGGGGAAAGCCACCTATCCGGCCGTGCTGGGCCTGTCCGAATCCAAGCGGCGCGCCCAGGAACTTCTCGATCTCGCCATTGAGGCCCTTTCGCCCTTTGACCACCGGGCTGACCCTCTCAGGGAAATCGCCCGGTACATCGTGTCACGGAAATCATGATGTCACGCATTCTCGACAGGATAGATTCTCCCTCGGACCTGAAGGGACTCTCTGTGGCCGACCTGGGGATCCTTGCAGAGGAGATCCGGCAGGAAATCATAGCCGTCTGCTCCCGCAATGGCGGTCACGTAGCTCCAAGTCTCGGCGTGGTGGAACTTACCCTGGCGCTGCACCGGGTATTCGCCTCGCCCGAGGATAAAATCGTCTGGGACGTGGGCCACCAGGCCTATGCCCACAAACTCGTGACCGGTCGCCGGGACCGGTTCGCAACCCTGCGGACCCTCGGAGGGATCAGCGGCTTCCTCAAGCGTGCCGAGTCGCCCCACGACGTGTTCGACGCCGGCCATGCGTCCACCTCCATTTCCGCCGCCTTGGGGCTTGCGGCTGCCCGTGACCTCGCCGGCAGGAAGAACAAGGTGGTGGCGGTCATCGGCGACGGCTCCATGACCGGCGGCATCGCCTACGAAGGGCTCAACCATGCGGGGCACCTGAACCGCGATCTGGTCGTGGTCCTGAACGACAACGAGATGTCCATCGCCGAGAACGTGGGGGCTCTCTCCAATTTCCTGAGCCGCACCGTTACCAGCGAGTTCGTTCATACCCTGAAGAAGGATGTGGAAAGCTTTCTCGAGGGGCTCGACCGGATCGGCCGGAACGTTCTCAAGGTGGCAAAGCGGGCAGAGGAGTCTCTCAAGGGGCTCTTTACGCCGGGTATGCTCTTCGAGGCCTTCGGGTTCGAGTATATCGGCCCCATCGACGGCCACGACATCGGCCGCCTCACGGAAACCTTCGAAAAGGTCAGGCGGTTCGATGACGCGGTCCTGGTCCATGTCCTGACCAAAAAGGGGAAGGGGTTTGCCCCGGCCGAAGCCAAACCGTCGCTTTTCCACGGGGTCGGCCCCTTTGACCCGGTCAGCGGTGAAATCGTAAAAGGGAAGGGCGGGGCCGCATCCTACACGGGTGTCTTCGGCCAAGCCCTGACACGGATTGCCGACGAAGACGAGCGGGTCGTCGCCATCACTGCGGCCATGCCCGACGGTACGGGCCTCGGCTCCTTTTCGGCCCGCCACCCCGCTCGCTTCTGCGATGTGGGGATTGCGGAGCAACACGGTGTAACCTTTGCCGCCGGCCTTGCAGCCGAGGGGTTCCGGCCGGTCTTCGCCATTTACTCTTCGTTCCTGCAGCGTGCCTATGACCAGCTCTTCCACGATGTCTGCCTCATGAACCTGCCGTTGACCTTTGCCATCGACCGCTCCGGCGTCGTGGGGAGCGACGGTCCGACCCACCACGGCCTTTTTGACCTGTCCTACCTGCGCACCCTGCCCAACATGGTCATCATGGCCCCCAAGGACGAAAACGAGCTGCAGCACATGCTCAAGACCGCCATCGCCCACGATGGCCCTGCAGCGGTCCGCTATCCCCGCGGCAATGGCCTGGGCGTTCCCCTTGACCAGTCACTGGTTCCGATCCCTCTGGGCACGTCGGAAGTGCTCCGTGCCGGCAACGGCACCTGCGTTGTGTTGGCGGTGGGCACCATGGTCGGGCCTGCCCTCGAAGCGGCCGCCACCCTTGAAGGTGAGGGCATTGACCTGACCGTGGTCAACGTCCGGTTTGTGAAGCCCCTCGACCGGGAACTCATTCTGTCGTATGCCGACCGGGCAGGAGTGCTGGTGACCATTGAGGAAAACGTCCTTCAGGGGGGGTTCGGCTCAGCCGTGCTCGAACTGCTTGCCGACGAAGGCGCAGAAGGCGTTGCCGTGCATCGGCTCGGTTTCCCGGACCGTTACGTGGAGCAGGGTGAGCAGCATGAACTGCGGTCACGCTACGGCCTCGATGCCGAGGGGATCGCCGGACGGATCAGGGTGTTGTCCACGCGCTAGCTGTGGATCCATACCTCCTGCCGGGCGCAATGGTTGGACTGACATGCGCTCCGGGCCATCATCGATGGGGGCAGCCGATGCACTATGCAGATCTCGTCAAGTCTCTGGAAATATTCGGACTATCCGACCGGGTGACGCTACGGGAGATCAAGGCCCGTCACCGGGAACTCGTGCGGCGCCATCATCCCGACACGGGAGAAGAGGGCGACCCTGAGCGAATCCGGCTCATCAACGGGGCCTATGCCCTGCTTCGCAAGTACGCCGACGGTTACCGCCTCTCTTTCTCCGAAGATGAGTTCTACGAGCAAAACCCCGATGAACGGCTTCGGATGCAGTTTGAAGATGCTCCTCTCTGGGGCATGCGTTGAACGCCATCCAGAAACACCGCCTGCGGTTTACCCTTCCCCTGCTGCTCGGTGGCTTTATGGCCGCCGTCCCGCCGGCAACCGGCGCCGACCCGATCGCCCAGAACAACTACGGTGTCCAACTCATTGAGCGCGGCGAGGTGGAAAAGGCCATAGAGCAACTGGAACAGGCCTTTTCTCTCTTTTCCCTGGACCCGACGCTGAGGGATAACCTTGCCGCGGCCCACGCCCTTCTCGGGCGGAAACTGCTGGAGAGCAAATCCTACGGGGAGGCGGCACGGCATTTCGGCCGCGGCAGCGAGCTCTATCCCGACGAACCCCGTTTTCATCTTTTGAGGGGAATCGCCTTTTCCCTGGCCAAGAATGGAGAAATGGCCCGTTACGAGCTTTCCCTGGCCCGGTCCCTCGGCGGAGATACGGCAGAAGGTCTGTATTTTCTGGGCAAAACATATTACGACACGGGTGAGACCGATCAGGCCATGGCTTTGTGGGAAAAAGCCGCGAACCTTGCGCCCTCCGAGTCCTTCCTGGCCGGACTGCTGGAAAAGGTGCGGCGTGAGCAGTCGGTCGAGGAACGGATGGAGCGGGGGCATAGTTCACGCTTCATTGTTTCTTACGACAGCGGAACGAAGACCGGCAGCGCCCTGGCAATTCTTGATCTGCTTGAGGAATTCTATAATTCGGTCGGCACCGATGTGGGGTATTTCCCCGCCTCACGGATTCCGGTCATACTCTATACCCGCCAGGACTACCGGGAGGTCACCCGGTCGCCCCACTGGTCGGGCGGATTGTATGACGGCAAAATCCGTCTCCCTGTCGGCGGCATAACCGAGATCACACCGGATATCCGGGCAACCCTGCGCCATGAATATGCTCATGCCGTCGTCATCGACCTGACCCGCGGCAATTGCCCCACCTGGCTGAACGAGGGGATTGCCGAAATCCAAGGGCGTCTGGAGTATAGCCCACCACTCGGCGAGTTGGGAAAGGCGGCTAAGCGTGGTGAGTTCTTGCCGCTGAAACGCCTCGAAGGATCATTTGCCGGACTTGAAGGTAACGAGGTGCGTCTTGCCTACGAGCAAAGCTATTCCCTTGTCAACTTTATCGTTTCCGCCCACGGATGGCATCGGGTTCGGATGGTCCTCGAATACCTGGGGAACGGCTTGCCGCTCGGCAAGGCCATGAACCGAGCGTTTGCCGACGTGGGGCTCGATTATGACGGTCTGTTTGCCCAATGGCGCGATCATGCGCTGAGAGAGTTTGGTGGCGGAGACGCTCCGGAGCGATAAGCCGGATTCCGGTAAAATAGAAAACGGCCTGCAAAAGCAGGCCGTTTTCTATTGGAGGTCAGTGCTGATCAGTTTGCGTTGACAAAGGTCTTAAGATTCGCAAGATCCGCGGCGGTGAGCGTAATTCCCTTGTGCCCCGAAACGCCGGCGGTGAACTTTCCGTCAATTTTCGTCCCGGCTTGGGAGAGGCTCGGAGCACTGCCGGAAGCGTCATAGGTGCCCAGGCGGTGACAGGATGCGCACCGGCTGTCGTAGACGGTCTTGCCCGGGTCGACGGTGGGCGTCGGAGTCGGCGTAGGGGTGGGCGTCGGTGTAGGTGTGACAGCCGATGCCAGCGAGGTGGCTATCGCCTGAACTTCAGCGGAAGTGAGGGTGGAAAGGAACCCCATGCCGCCACGATTGCCGGAGATGGCCGACTGGATTGCCGATACGGTTTTTGTCTGGATGTCAGAGTTCGCGAGTGAGCCATGGCATGCCTGACAGTTGCTTCCGTAGAGGGCCGACCCATCGGGCGCCGGAGTGGGCGTAGGCGTAGGGGTGGGTGTCGGGGTCGGCGTGGGAGCAGGAGCAGGCGCCAAGACGTCGACGATTGCCTGGAGCTGAGTTGCGGTCAGGGGAGAGAGGAACCCCATGCCTCCGGCATTCGCGCTTACGGCACTCTGGAGGCGCGCAAGCGTTGTGCCTTTTTTCTCAGAGGTGGCCAGGGCACCGTGACAGGCCGCACAATTGGCTGCGTAAAGTCCTTGTCCGTCTGTCGCCGGAGTGGGGGGAGCCGGCATGTTGCCCATGGTGAAGGTTCCGCCGTTAATGTTCGTCAGGGGAGCGCTGAAGATCGGCGCATTGGTGGACCTGTTGGCGACTACCATGGTGCCGGCACCGAGCTGAACCCGGATCACGTCCAGAACAGCGTCGAGACCGGTGTGGTTGGCCGTGAAGGGGGCGGTGATCGGGTGCACATTGGCACCGTATTGGTCGAGCAGGGGTTTGAGTTGGGTGCGCAGGGCAGCTACGGCAGCCGGCAGGTTGGCACTGATGATTTCGAGCATCGCAGGGGATGGGGATGCATAGACTGTCGCGGCCGGGTCGCTTACGCCGGCGGCGCTGGCCAGTGCCGCATTGGATAGCGGATTGATGTTCGCGGTGCCGGGGCCGGATGCAAACGAACAGATGGTTACGGCAGTCCCGCCGGAGGTGCCGTCCGCCTTCAGGATATACGGCGGCGTCAAACCGGTAACGTCGATGGTGAAGGAGCCGTCTGCGGAGGAAGTGGTGGTTTTTTCCACCGCCGGTGATGAAGAGTCCTTGAGGCGGATCGTGCCCACGAGGGGGGCTCCGGTGGCTGCCACCCCCGATACCGTAGCAGTTGTCGGCGTGGCCGTCGAGGTAGCAGTGGTGGAACCGCCTCCGCCGCCACAGCCGCCAAGTGCCATAAGTGCCGTGATCATGAGCATGATCAGGCTGGTGAACGTTTTCCGGGGCAGCGTGCCCTGTCGTGTCTGGAGCGAAATAAGCCCGTTACGTGCGGTCATTCAGTTTCCTCCCTGAGCGCGTGGTAGTGTACCGGACCAGAACGATCCGGCAGCCCGAGCACACAAAAGCCGGGGCCTGATATCGTTCAGATATTTCGGCGACCCGGCTGTCTCAGGGAGACCCTTAGGCTTTCCGCCCCATCCTCGCGGATGGTTTAGTATTGTCGTGTATCTGATTCGGTTGGTGAATTGCTGACTATAGAACTAACAAACCTCGTATTTGAATGTCAACACAAAATGTTTTTTGAATGTTACCTTATTGAAATGACAAGTGATTGTAAGGTGTTGAATGGCTGAGTTTTGTGCCGTTTTGCGCTGGACGAATCGAGGTTTTCCTTTTTTGCAATGAAAAAGCCGGTCACCCAAAGGATAACCGGCTTCACGTTTCTCTTCTCTTGCGGGCGGGGCTAGCCCCTGTGGCAGAGCTTGCACTTCGTGGGCCCCGCCCCCCGTACCTCGTGGCACCCCTTGCAGGTCTTGTGGGCGTATTCTTTGCCGAAATTTGTTATTTTGCCAGGGGTTTTCTCGTGACAGTTCCTGCATTCCCTGATGAATTCCGAGTGTCGTTTGTGGGTGAAGGTGACGGCGCCGCTTTTGGACGGGAACAGGATGACATCAGCCGCGAGGCCGGCAGAGGCGGTTAGAAGCATGGCAGCGAAGAGAATGACCGTTCGTTTCATGGCACCGTTCCTCAATGGCGGAGTATCCGGAGGACATGTTGCGTGATCAGGCCCCCGGCGGAAGCATGGACACCTTTCTCCCCTCGATCCTGAGGCGTCTCTCAGCAAAGAGCCGGACAGCCTCGGGATAGGTCCGGTGCTCTTCGACCTGGATACGGGCCGAAAGGGAGGCTTCATCGTCATCATCCAGAACCGGAACAACCGCCTGGATGATGATCGGTCCCGTGTCGGTGCCTTCGTCGACAAAGTGCACGGTGCATCCGGAGAACTTGACTCCGTACCGGAGCGCCTGGGCCTGGGCGTGGAGCCCGGGAAAGGCGGGCAGAAGGGCGGGATGGATATTCATGACCGCATTGGGGAAGGCGTCAAGCAGCACCGAAGTAACGATACGCATGAATCCCGCCAGGACGACGAGTTGGACCCCGTGGCCGCGCAGGGTCTCCACCAGGGCCGCGTCATAGGATTCACGGCCGCCATGGGCCCTGTGATCGATATGGATGGCGGGTATGCCGTGCTTTCTTGCCCGTTCGAGGCCAAAGGCGTCAGCCTTGTTGCTGATGACGCAGGCAATTCTCACCGGAAGCGAGTCAGCCTCGATCCGGTCGATGATCGCCTGGAGGTTCGAGCCATTGCCCGAAACGAGAACTCCGACTGCAAGCGGTTCGATCATAGGGCCTCCCACGATGCCACGTCTCCGTTATACGAGTTCGACCATCTCGGCGCCGGGCTCGCACTTGACGACCTCGCCGATGACGAAGGCCTTCTCCTGGAGTCCCGAAAGGCGGATGAGTATCTCGTCGGCCTCGTTTTCGGGTACGGCCAGCACCATGCCGATTCCACAGTTGAACGTGCGGTACATTTCATCCCGCTCAACGGATCCTGCTTCCTGAAGCAGGGAGAAAAGGGGCGGGAGCGGGCATCTGTCCAGATGTACCAAGGCCTTGCAGCCGTTGGGGAGCACGCGGGGAACGTTTTCCAGCAGGCCGCCGCCGGTAATGTGCGCGATGCCGTTCACGTGGAAGTCCCTCAGCAGGTTGAGGATGGACTTGACGTAGATTTTGGTTGGGGTGAGCAGGGCATCGGCCACGGAGGTGCCGAGCCCAGGCAGAATGGAGTCGATGCCGAGCCCCATGGATTCAAAGATAATCTTGCGGGCGAGCGAATAGCCGTTGCTGTGCAGGCCGCTGGAGGCGATGCCCACGAGACGGTTGCCCACCGTGATCGACGATCCGTCGATGATGTTGTCGCGCTCGACCACGCCCACGGTGAACCCGGCAAGGTCGTATTCGCCGGGCTGATAGAAACCGGGCATCTCCGCCGTCTCGCCGCCGATAAGGGCACAGCCGGCCTGGACGCATCCCTCCGAGATCCCTTTGACCACCGCGGCTCCCCGCTGGGGATCCAGTTTGCCCGTGGCGAAATAGTCGAGGAAAAAGAGCGGTTCGGCTCCCTGGACGACGATGTCGTTGACGCACATGGCCACCAGGTCGATGCCAATGGTATCATGCCGATCGGCCATCATGGCTATCTTGAGCTTGGTGCCGACGCCGTCGGTTCCCGAAACCAGGACGGGGTTGCGATACTTGTTGGTGTTCAGGGAAAAGAGCCCGCCAAAGCCGCCGATGTCCGAGATGACCTCGGGCCTGGAAGTGGCTTTCACGAACGGCTTGATGAGCCCCACAAACGTGTTGCCGGCATCGATGTCGACACCGGCGTCCTTATAGGTAAAACCTTTCTTTGTCACTACGTTTCCTCCCGTTAAAAGAAGTGAAAATCTATCGCATGAACCGGTAAATGTCAAACCCTATCTGGCGCGGTTTGAGGCCCGAAAAAAGGGTTTACAAGGGGGTATCCTTCGCCTATGATGCGTACGCTCGATGAATACCGCAGATTACCCGACAATAATGCCCATGACCGCAGGCGATCTGGACGAGGTTCTGAAGATCGAATCCGACTCGTTCCCCCGCCCCTGGACCAGGGATCACTTCGTTGCAGAACTCGCATCCCCCCGTTCTTTCCCCGTTGTCGCCCGGTCGCCGGATGGGCTCGTGGCGGGGTATATCTGTCCGTCACTCCTTTTCGACGAGGGCGAGATACTCGATGTGGCCGTGCGCCGGGATTTTCGCGGGCAGGGTATTGGCGCTCTGCTGGTGACCCATGTCCTGGCAGAGCTTGCCGGGCGGGGCGCCCGGACCGTTCACCTGGAGGTCCGCGTGTCGAATGCCGCCGCCAGGGCGCTTTACCGCCGCCTCGGATTTGCCGAAACCGGCCGACGGCCGGGATACTATGAAAACGGCGAGGATGCCGTGCTGATGACCTATTCAATTAACGAAGGAGAGGGCTCACCCCATGCAGTTTAAGGCGATGATCATCTCGAACCACGAGGTTTCTCCCGGCTACTTCCGCATGAGAGTGTCCGCGCCTCCCGAACTGGCCGATTCCAGACCGGGACAGTTCATCATGGTGCGGGTCCGGGACGCCATCGACCCCCTGTTGCGGCGCCCCTTCGGCATCTTCGACGTGGGTACCGTGGCTTCCGAGTTCTCCGGCTGCGGACCGCAGACCTATGTGGAAATGCTGTACAAGGTGGTGGGGAAGGGGACCGCAACACTCTCCACCTATCACCATGGCGACCACGT of Geobacter anodireducens contains these proteins:
- a CDS encoding chromosome partitioning protein ParA yields the protein MCPMQNYPYVITVSSEKGGVGKTTLATNLAIYLKALDENLPVTIFSFDNHFTVDRMFEIKGQRLTGSVADLLMESPPRDLIHTGQYGVGYIPSSSSLNDLKGSIRGPMVLARLLAASRIPGVLIIDTRPDLDMFTQNALFAADRAIIPVKDMPSLENCRNIFALFEQRGLDRKSLSLIPCLVDERIKFDGPFNDQKTLLKAYAINRGYRCLDVYISKSPKVESLTTNPDGKIYPILTHAKWTEVHGQFAQLAQILINEYHATTEPRSLLFHKWLQTEESRKKEEFFARLSGIKSQCLLCGKPASDDGKGRHSFYFEVSDGSAAGFFEEECFLTMLMTNIYNMDVSMVDDAPTVHLMRDSSRESAFVFRPASNGGAVEFHRFSLDGTLLIKKNYPLREYEGGLLRRERSRLYTLMTEALGTAGAGSSDRFILVHPVMRDNPQGILRDESYRGLTRLKQHIAAQIASS
- a CDS encoding exodeoxyribonuclease VII large subunit → MDIFSEKRILTVSQLTSLIRGVLEENFEHVWVEGEVSNLATPASGHLYFTLKDGAAQIRCVMFRASSRALKFRPRDGMGLIVRGRVTVYDQRGEYQLLVEYLEPRGIGALQLAFIQLKEQLAREGLFADEHKKPIPSLPQKIGVVTSATGAAIHDILTVLNRRFANVEILIRPVKVQGEGAAEEIAGAIDDFNRYGAIDVMIVGRGGGSLEDLWAFNEETVARAIHRSRIPVISAVGHEVDFTIADFVADLRAPTPSAAAELVVKSKEELAARLEFLRHRLVQGVRQVLAEGRAGIDGLSRSLRDPSMLVGHLSQRIDDLSARLERGAANSVRRHRGSLDLLTTNLRLTNPAVRIERARERAMVLAGQNEALLRRFLDHLREESLVAAARLDTLSPLATMARGYSIVLKLPERRLVTDSARLAPGDRVELRLRRGRVGCCVESSNDT
- a CDS encoding exodeoxyribonuclease VII small subunit (catalyzes the bidirectional exonucleolytic cleavage of DNA); this encodes MAVEKFETALKKLEDVVRKLEGGDLSLDDSLKAFEEGVKMASFCTKKLDEAEKKVELLLKKKNGTFVREDFRLDDE
- a CDS encoding polyprenyl synthetase; protein product: MDLKTYLKERCALVDEALGRHLPAEDDLPSSVHRAMRYSVFAGGKRVRPILMLAACDAVGGDTALALPAACAMEMIHTYSLIHDDLPAMDDDDFRRGRPTNHKVFGEAIAILAGDALLTEAFILMSSPSYAAAVGNDRLLPVIHEIALCAGSRGMVGGQVIDMESEGNKEIDLATVQYIHTRKTGALIKASIKAGAVLGGGDADAVKAMTRYGEAIGLAFQIADDILDIEGTTEQIGKDAGSDEARGKATYPAVLGLSESKRRAQELLDLAIEALSPFDHRADPLREIARYIVSRKS
- a CDS encoding 1-deoxy-D-xylulose-5-phosphate synthase (catalyzes the formation of 1-deoxy-D-xylulose 5-phosphate from pyruvate and D-glyceraldehyde 3-phosphate), with product MSRILDRIDSPSDLKGLSVADLGILAEEIRQEIIAVCSRNGGHVAPSLGVVELTLALHRVFASPEDKIVWDVGHQAYAHKLVTGRRDRFATLRTLGGISGFLKRAESPHDVFDAGHASTSISAALGLAAARDLAGRKNKVVAVIGDGSMTGGIAYEGLNHAGHLNRDLVVVLNDNEMSIAENVGALSNFLSRTVTSEFVHTLKKDVESFLEGLDRIGRNVLKVAKRAEESLKGLFTPGMLFEAFGFEYIGPIDGHDIGRLTETFEKVRRFDDAVLVHVLTKKGKGFAPAEAKPSLFHGVGPFDPVSGEIVKGKGGAASYTGVFGQALTRIADEDERVVAITAAMPDGTGLGSFSARHPARFCDVGIAEQHGVTFAAGLAAEGFRPVFAIYSSFLQRAYDQLFHDVCLMNLPLTFAIDRSGVVGSDGPTHHGLFDLSYLRTLPNMVIMAPKDENELQHMLKTAIAHDGPAAVRYPRGNGLGVPLDQSLVPIPLGTSEVLRAGNGTCVVLAVGTMVGPALEAAATLEGEGIDLTVVNVRFVKPLDRELILSYADRAGVLVTIEENVLQGGFGSAVLELLADEGAEGVAVHRLGFPDRYVEQGEQHELRSRYGLDAEGIAGRIRVLSTR
- a CDS encoding molecular chaperone DnaJ: MHYADLVKSLEIFGLSDRVTLREIKARHRELVRRHHPDTGEEGDPERIRLINGAYALLRKYADGYRLSFSEDEFYEQNPDERLRMQFEDAPLWGMR